The following proteins are co-located in the Longimicrobium sp. genome:
- a CDS encoding DUF192 domain-containing protein — protein sequence MRRVSIANDTRGSVLGASVAVADRWWLRLRGLLGRPPLAPGDGLLLDPCRAVHMLGMSYPLDVAFVDDRRTVVATYHGLAPRARTGWHAARYALELPAGTLRDTGTSAGDTLRWT from the coding sequence ATGAGGCGGGTGAGCATCGCCAACGACACGCGGGGGAGCGTGCTGGGCGCGAGCGTGGCGGTGGCGGACCGGTGGTGGCTGCGGCTGCGCGGCCTGCTGGGGCGCCCGCCGCTCGCGCCGGGCGACGGGCTCCTGCTGGACCCCTGCCGCGCGGTGCACATGCTGGGGATGAGCTATCCGCTGGACGTCGCGTTCGTGGACGACCGCCGCACCGTGGTGGCGACGTATCACGGGCTCGCTCCCCGCGCCCGCACCGGGTGGCACGCCGCCCGGTACGCGCTGGAGCTCCCCGCGGGCACGCTCCGCGACACCGGCACCAGCGCGGGCGACACGCTCCGCTGGACCTGA